A section of the Eublepharis macularius isolate TG4126 chromosome 1, MPM_Emac_v1.0, whole genome shotgun sequence genome encodes:
- the SMIM28 gene encoding small integral membrane protein 28, protein MRWLLGSSWKKFGHADRGSYDWLTSEPGAPLPETQLQSQHKVSSTKEDIEPFLCIILPATMMLFLAFLLLFLYRRCQRRNPQAQIFSTDLPESLPEHEVTDFLSVLPWSSEQNFHYSTLLPETSFLTICLPPSYEEATMKASVEGDHIQFCQDPVPPYEETKPQ, encoded by the exons ATGAGGTGGCTCTTAGGCAGCAGTTGGAAGAAATTTGGACATGCTGACAGGGGAAGCTATGACTGGCTAACAAGTGAACCAGGCGCACCCTTGCCGGAAACACAGCTACAG AGTCAGCATAAAGTAAGCTCAACCAAAGAAGATATAGAGCCATTCTTATGCATCATACTGCCTGCTACCATGATGCTTTTCTTGGCATTCCTGTTGCTCTTCCTCTACAGACGTTGCCAGCGTCGCAACCCTCAGGCCCAGATCTTCAGCACTGACCTCCCAGAGTCCCTTCCTGAGCATGAAGTGACTGATTTCCTGTCAGTGCTGCCCTGGAGCAGTGAGCAGAACTTTCACTATTCAACTCTCCTGCCAGAAACCAGCTTTCTCACTATATGCTTGCCTCCATCCTATGAAGAAGCCACCATGAAGGCCTCCGTGGAAGGGGACCACATCCAGTTTTGTCAGGATCCAGTACCTCCTTATGAAGAGACCAAACCACAGTAA